A window from Balaenoptera musculus isolate JJ_BM4_2016_0621 chromosome 8, mBalMus1.pri.v3, whole genome shotgun sequence encodes these proteins:
- the LOC118899604 gene encoding secretoglobin family 1D member-like, whose translation MRLSLPVLLVTLALCCYEGNAFVCSSLIDDLTGFFWKPDEVYKAKLQKYNAPPEAVEAKMEVKKCVNQFSFVNKLLLTKTLGKVLVKCGFTDLKCFLSFVLG comes from the exons atGAGGCTGTCCCTGCCTGTCCTGCTGGTCACTCTGGCCCTTTGCTGCTACGAGG GCAATGCGTTCGTCTGTTCATCCCTCATTGATGATCTGACAGGCTTTTTCTGGAAACCTGATGAAGTATACAAGGCAAAACTTCAGAAATATAATGCACCTCCAGAAGCTGTTGAGGCCAAGATGGAAGTGAAGAAATGCGTGAATCAGTTCTCCTTTGTAAACAAACTGCTACTTACAAAAACACTg gGGAAAGTACTGGTGAAGTGTGGTTTCACAGATTTGAAATGTTTTCTATCCTTCGTCTTGGGTTGA